Genomic segment of Malus domestica chromosome 15, GDT2T_hap1:
CGACAGCCGCCGTCGCCCTCCTCCTCTTCTCACCCCCACAACAGCAGCAACCACCGCCACTACTATCCCACGacctcctcatcctcctcctcctccgcttCCTTCAAgggctgctgctgctgcctcTTCTTACTCTTCTCCTTCCTAGCCCTCCTCGTCCTCGCCGTCGTCCTCGTCATCGTCCTCGCCCTCAAGCCGAAGAAGCCGCAGTTCGATCTCCAGCAAGTGGGCGTCCAGTACATGGGCATCAACTCACCCAATCCCACCCCAACCGCCGACCCCAACCAAAACCCTACCTCCGCCTCCCTCTCCCTCAACATTCGCATGCTCTTCTCCGCCGCTAACCCCAACAAGGTCGGGATcaagtacggcgagtccaggttCACTGTCATGTACCGCGGGATCCCATTGGGCAAGGCCTCCATCCCCGGCTTCTACCAGGACGCCCACACTGTCCGCCAAGTCGTCGCCACCATCGCCGTCGATCGGGTCAATTTGCTCCAAGCCGACGCCACCGATTTAGTTCGAGACGCTTCACTCAACGACCGAGTCGAGCTCAGGGTCTTGGGTGACGTTGGCGCCAAGATCCGCGTCTTAAACTTCGATTCCCCAGGCGTTCAGGTCGGTAATTTCTCACTCAACTCGAAATTTTCTCGTTACCCAAATGCAATTTTGCTTCCTAGATTAAAACCCAGTTCCCAATCTTCCCTTAAATCTTGTTTGGCTACTAAGAAAATCACAGAACTCACGGAAAAAACCAACTATCTTCTGTCTGTCACACTCACTCTGCTTTTTCAATCCGGtcctattaaaattttattttacaaaggcatccaattttttaatttgtctcTGATAAATTGATGATATTATGATTGGCAGACCCAAATAGGTTTTTTTGTGTGTTGGGAAGCGGATATTCTTTTCGCTTTTTTGCATTCTTGCCCTTCCATTTCTCTGAATTTTAAACTTTCGCCTCTGATGTTCTTGGGTTGGGTCCaaaattccaaatcacattttaCTTTGTTTGCAATTTTTGAAAGAAGGAGCTTGTTTTGGTAATTTGGCCAGATATGGATGTTTCCAGAATTCGTCTCCTCTTTGTTAGATTGGTAAATTGGTAAAGTAATTGTGTGATCGGGATTTGTTAGAAAAAGCATATGTGAAAAGGTAAGCTTAGAGAGAAATGGCAATAAAGCTTGACTTTCTACAATATAAGGAGGCTACATGCCAACAAGCCTTCTACTTTTGATTAACCGTAAATTGTGTGCATATATTAGTTGGTCATGTTAACGTCTCTATTTTCCTACATCCAGGTTCGATTCTCTCTTATAACCATACATTGCATAAATGTAAGTTAGGATCGTTGGCATGTCACGTGTTTATTTTCTTGCACCAAAGTTCAATTTTCATTCTCGTAAATTAGAGTCTTTTATATCAATCTCTAATTATCACATGCACTTTTGTGCTTCAATCTTTAATGTCATTGTCTATTAGTTAGTATTAGTATCAATATGTGAATGTTGCCGATGTGTCCATGTGGTTGGAACTTAGAGTTAGGCGTGccatttggtttttggtttttggtttgagTGAGCATGTTCCTGGATATTTGGGTCGGTGTCCCATTTTATATTTGTGCCATTTGTTTATAGAGAAATGCTAAGTGGCCTCTCTAAAGCCAGagtttttatgaaattttctgTCGCCTCACAATTTAACGTCAATTCTTATGTCAAAAATATTTGCAGAGAATTTATGAATAGTTTCACTTTAAGAGAATCCATTTAACATTTCTCTTAGGTAATTCAGTTACGTATACGAGAAAAAACGAGGGTACGAAAATCACTTTCGTAGCGATATGGTTGTTTATATGTGTGTGAGTGGATTATTGACTAGGACTAAACTAATTTGCCTTTTCCCGGGGGAGTAAAAACTAAAAAGCTATCGGGGTCCGCCATGTGAGCAGGGCTTTCTGTGGGCCATACGGGTGGGCCCAAATGTATGTGCTGCATTAGGACAACTAGGGGAGGTGATGTGGAATATAAAATCTAGAATTATctgaattaaaaaatgaaaaactttatGGGTTTTAAATTAGATGCCAGGTTGGATACCTTCCTCATGGATTCTTcccttctcttttgttttttggtcgtGGTCTTAGGTATACAAAGAGAGAATCAAATGCCCCTTTACATATCACTAGTACTACTTAGGCACGAAGAAATCTTAACTTAACGTGCCCTTATGCTCCGACCAACCCGAGAGTCCATACgacgtttttttttatttatacttagTCTAAAGTCCTATATCACATGATTTCGCAACGTATTGTTGTTGTTTACTGATCACGGTGTTCGTATGGTGAATTTAATGCCACTAAGTGTTGATTGAGTTGTGAATGCATATGATCGAGGGCTTTTTGTCCGATGAACTCGATTCAATCTACAATACTGATTGCATTGAGGGACTTTGGACGTAGTCTAAAGTTCTATATCACATGATGTCGCAGAGTATCATTGTTTATTGATCGCGGTATTTGAAGAATGAAATTAACGCATCTAAGTGTTGATTGAGTTGTGAATGTAATGTGATCGAGCGTTCATTGTCCGATGAACTCAGTGCAATCTACGATATTGGTTGGATCGAGGGACTTGGGACTTATTTGTTATGATTCtctttttgaattttcttttcttgtccttGTTTTGTTTGGTTGGAGCCAAAGGCTAAAAGTGTGAGGTGATGGTGGGGATATGCAGGTGTCGGTGGACTGTGCGATTGTCATAAGTCCAAGGAAGCAGTCTCTTTCATACAAGCAGTGCGGATTTGATGGATTGAGTGTGTGACACACTCCTCCCCTGCTCACTTAACTACTTTCTAGTCGGTAACTTTGAGTCGGTTATTTTTTGTTTCACTTGTAATTTTCCCTCTTCAAATTGGGAGAGAAATGAagtaacaaagaaaaaaaaggtaaaaagtaaggaggggtgaaaaaaaagaaagagaaaaaaacccCCTCAACAACGGGAGGTTTTTCAGTCGGTCGGGAACACGATTTGGTACACCAAGTGTTGTAATACCATtggttgggatttttttttaagctttcaatcaattgtattatgacatttGGTATATCGGGTTATGTTTCCGGCACAATGAAAATTTCTCGTCCACAAGAGCCAAGTGAATGGAGAAGTAGTAAAGAGTTAAATAGCAAAAGAGGAAGGAAAAGGTTTCTCTAATCAAAGATTTTGGCCAATTTTTAGGCGTTGGGTTTTTCATGAGTTGGAGTTTTTGGAGGGTAATTAAAGCTGCTAACCgctgtagaagtgtaaaaagtAGCGCCTTTTGTAATGCAATTTAGAATTTACGTCCAGTTGCTTAGTTTTCTCTCGCATTATATttatggggtgtgctatctacacactcTATTTTAAttctcacacattcttgataaattttgtccgttgatcttcttcaatccaTCCAATCCgatggccgaaaattaaaaatgtgtgtgagaagtaaaatggggtgtgtgaatatcacacccctatatttatatatctactttgtgtttttagtttttgggttTCACATATTGTAGCCGTATTACACACCatcaaaaaaacacaaacatttGAAAACGTTCACCCCTACTAAATTGAACTATAAGCTTAAATAacgctttttagccaaaatgattgaaatggtaactcttcattttgatctttgagatttaaaattgataAAAGTAGTCTTTAAAATTGTCCACCGTCAAATCATTTCGCTTTTCCTGTgaaaatttttcgttaaattaaAGAAATCACCAGTTTAAGATGAGTTGATTGGACAAAAATACTTTTAATTTAACGGAGATTTCTATataattgatggtggacaatctcaaggacaattttgaataaaaagctGCCTAAATAATGgctattgtggatgcaaattcttGTCCAAGCAGATTAACTAGAAAACATGCAAAAAAGACGACACCTTATTATCGAGTGATTAATACTGTTGTGTTTGCTAAAATGCCTTTGATGCCTAAGTAAGAAAGTGTTCGAGAGAAACTAGGGAGTTCTGAAttaaatttatgattaccaGTTTTCTCGTGGGACTTTGATTATCTATAGGGAAAGAAGTCCATAAGTCTTTTGGAGATCGTTGACCTAGTCCAGGACTTAGGCATGCAAGAGCTAAACTTAATAAACATGGAGTCGGGCATGAAAGTACTTGACCTTATTTGAGACCTTATTTGAGACTCGGTAGAGCCTCTGCTTTTGGAGGTCGTTTGCTCTCCGGGATGAGCTGCGAAGAGCTTTTGCCATTCTTCAACGGGCTGGTCTGCTTAACTTTAGAATTGAGATTATGATCGGCTCACCTTGTCAAGGGTAATTTCGTTTGAGCTCATAATTATGTGGCACTCTCTGATTAGACGTGATTAATCTATTTTTCAACAAAGGTGTAAcgacccaatttttttttttggaagccaAACACAAAGGTAGgccaaaataaatataatggtTAATTACAATTCTAATTAACCACACTAAAAATTATTTGGTTTAATCtgtggctgcatctaacgtccttgttagattgcctacgtaccctcgaacgagatcaagctattcgtagttcaccatccATTTTTAATCCATTTTCTAAATCATTCAAGTTATTAACATTCACAAACTAGGTTCAAACAATTGAATCATACCACATGCATATCAAAAATGGATTCAGAATATTGAAATTAGCTTAAAAAGACAGCATCGACCCTCTGGTCACGGGCCGCCCAAGTGGCAGTTTCCGGCGAACGGAAACCCCATTTTCCGACCAActttaaaaattacaaattgtACAAACAAGTAGGTATCAATGAGAGAAACAACTTGGGCCGAAGTCCAATTCCCCTTTACATATCACTAAGTAGTACTCCAATTCCCCTTTACATATCACTAAGTAGTACTCCAATTCCCCTTTACATATCACTAGTTCTACATAtcattagaaatttagaaatctAACACCACAGAGACGTTGGTCTCGCTGAGAGCTTTCCATAGGCACCGAAACCATCTCGAACAGATATCAGACGGAGGAGATAGAACTGGATCAAGGAACCGGGTCACGTGGAGAAATCGGGTTGGCCAGTTCTCCCTTCTCCTTTCCCTCGTTTCCCctacttttcttttccctcCCTTGGTCAGATTTTCTTTACACCGCCATACACATGGCTTCGCTTCCCTAAATCTCAACTACAGTAAATCTGGAGCATTCCAGATTTatggtcaaatgaccattttgcCACTAATTTCGGTAGTTTAAATCTCTTTCGTTATAACTATGTTTCATAGATGGTTTTCACCTACACACTCGTAGGATTgagctctatccaaatatgcTAAGAATTACGACGAAGAATATAAGGATATAATACATCCTCGCATAATTTCATTTAACTAACTAGTGgcattttcataattttccacTTAACGAAAAGTTatacaacataaataataataaaatccaTAAGCGAGATTTCACATTTTCCCCATTCGaatttcataaccataaatcaatttattttcaattttcctccacataaacaataaaatgaatatCCACATCATTTTTCTAAAATATTCAGGGTATTACTTCCGATCCCTATTAAAATAAATCTTGTCCTCGAGATTTTAACCATCGAATAACAAAAAGGAATTTAGAACTAATCCCACCATTCCATTTATAGTGAATAAAATCATAACCTCAGTCTATGATTTTATTCAagctcaaaataaataaatcaacgaATAAAttatggggtgtgctatccacacaccccttgataatttttgtccgttgatcttcttcaattcattcgatccgatggccgaaaattaaaaaggtgtgtgagaagtaaaatggggtgtgtgaatattaCACCCCTAAATTATATCCAGCCACATtcattagcaaaataaaaataagaaattctAGCCACACACATTGGTAAAATAAATTTCAGCAATTCCAGGCACACCCATTAGAATATCCAGACATAATTATTGGTAATACCACTTACCATTACTATTGGCAATACCAATATCATAAATTTCGGCTATAATCAACATTGGCAAAATCAAATGTCAAATTTCAAGCCATAACCATCAAAATTGGCAAATCAAATATCAGAAATTCTAGCCAAAATCATTGGAACTTCCAATCACAATCACTGGTAAAATCACTTACCATCATTGGCTATACACTACCGTCACCACAATTCTCTCTTAGAACTTGTGTGCCAACATAATCCAACATGATGACCGTTCCTGCAGTCGATTACCCTCACTTCAATCTGACCACAACAATACGAAGTAGGGTAACGAGAATGTCCATTTAATCCTACACCACAGATCCAAGTACCTTCCCCACGAGATATGGTACAAGTCCATCCATGTAGGCCTCCAGAGGTTTAGGGGATTAAACCCAAGGTAGCGCATGGTGCCCTTCACTCCTAGTGCCTCTCAATCCAGAAGTGTCCATTTCCAACAACTATACCACAAAGACTATCCCGCATGAGTAGCTTGTCTATATAACACCCACTGAAAGTTTAAGGAATCGAAACCCAGGGGAACCTCACAATCCCTTTCACTCTCAGGTTATCAAAATCATCCAAGAAACTTGCATTCACAATCCACATGAACCTGCACTCACAACCACATACATGAGTGATTCAcaaaacatatatacatataaatcaCATGAATGCCACCTTATTCACAGGAATTATGAAATAATGCAATCACAATGCATATCATAATTCACACCAATAAGAACTCAAGAATATAGCAAATTTTGTAAGTAGGATCGTTTACTCTGATACCTTTTGTAATGACCCAAAATTTTCTTTCGGAAGCCAAACATAAAGGTAGgccaaaataaatataatggtGAATTACAATTCTAATTAACCACACTAAAAATTATTTCGTTTAATTTGTGACTGCATTGAAACATCCttgttagactacctacgtacccttgaacaagatcaagccatttgtagttcaccatccatttttaattcattttctaAATCATTCAAGTGACTAACATTCACAAAATAGGTTCAAACAATTGAATCATACCAAATGCATATAAAAAATGGATTCAAAATATCGAAATTAGCTTAAAAAGACAATATTGGCCCTCTGGCTACGCGCCGCCGTAACCACCTCGAACGGACATCGGATGGGGGAGATAGAACCGGGTCAAGGAATCGAGTTAAGTGGAAAAACCAGGTTGCCTGGTTCTCCCTTCTCCCTTACCTCCTTTCCCctacttttcttttccctcCCTTGGTCAGATTTTCTCTTCATCGCCACACACATGGCTTATCTTCACTAAATCTCAGCTCTAGTGAATCTGGAGCGTTCCCAATTTATGGTTAAATGACCATTTTGCCCCTAATTTTGTTCGTTTAAATATCTTTCGTTATAACTATGTTTCAAAGATGGTTGTCGCCTATGCGCTCATAGGATcgagctctatccaaatatgcCAAGAATTACAACGAAGCATATAAGGATAAAATACATCCTCGCATAATTTCTTTAACTAACTAGGGGCATTTTTATCATTTTCCgcttaacgaaaaattatacgacataaataataataaaatccaaaagcGGAATTTCACATTTCCCCATTCGaatttcataaccataaatcgatatattttcaattttcctccacataaacaataaaatgaatatCCAAATCATTTTTCTAAAATATTTGGGGTATTACTAAAGGCCACCGCATCTACTTGTGTTtgagtgaaaaataaaagatgTAGATTCTTTCCTATTTGATTTCTCCTCCAAATTGAGATACCATCCAAAGTCttgttgaaaaaaaacaaaaaaattcatccAACGCCTTACATGCATTCATTGTCTCATACCGTCCAAATTGGAATTTGGGAGACCATTACAACACACAAGAtcaaaaaaagtaaaaagtgaATACCACTCTTCCTCCCCTCTTCTTACCTGCATCCATTATCTGATACGGTtacgaaaataaataaacagtaTGATACATTCCTCCATTCCACTTCGACCTCTAACAAAAGTTTTCGCTCTCACTTTTGCCTACTTATAACACTATCCCTGTTTTTTCTCTTATTTCCGCTTTATTCTCcattttatttttccaaaaacTTGTATTGGGTTATAACCCGGCCCAACCCGGCCCTCTGGGTTTAATATTGAAACATACAGATACAGTGACGAAAAATACAGAGAGGTCCTTCTCCTTCCGAGTGCAGGCAACCATGGATTTCTCTCCCCTTTCAGACGCCTTAGCCTCCAAATCGTATGGAAAGATCGCCGATATCTGCGACCAGCTCATGCTTCAGGTTCGATTTGGCTTCCCAACCatccaaatttttatattccGCAATATTTCTGGTTTGTATTCTCACTCGTAGTGCGCTCTCTCTCTGTGATTGCACAGGTCGCAGCGGAGGGCGTTGCTTTTCAGGACGACTGGCCCTACGCCATTCATCTTCTCGGTCTCATATACGCGGGCGatatgtatgtttttttttaaaatttttaatttattctgCCTTTTAAATCTGTTTATAACTCTATAAATTTAGGTAGAACAAAAAAGATAATTCGTGGAAGCTATTAAgttgtttttgaagattttta
This window contains:
- the LOC103402303 gene encoding NDR1/HIN1-like protein 6; the encoded protein is MTSTANPNPNRNPIPNGNATANGDHRPRAPPPRQPPSPSSSSHPHNSSNHRHYYPTTSSSSSSSASFKGCCCCLFLLFSFLALLVLAVVLVIVLALKPKKPQFDLQQVGVQYMGINSPNPTPTADPNQNPTSASLSLNIRMLFSAANPNKVGIKYGESRFTVMYRGIPLGKASIPGFYQDAHTVRQVVATIAVDRVNLLQADATDLVRDASLNDRVELRVLGDVGAKIRVLNFDSPGVQVSVDCAIVISPRKQSLSYKQCGFDGLSV